Proteins encoded together in one Chitinophaga sp. LS1 window:
- a CDS encoding basic secretory protein-like protein, with amino-acid sequence MVYSTKGLKRTMGLLCLSASLLPASTRAQDKTETINRKGYTLVFTDKSPDLDSTVKARLISTFFTVYPAEAKKYNKHTVKKVDFVIDPAYDGVAATSGSVITFNPEWFRKHPGDIDVVTHEGMHVVQAYPEYNPGWLTEGIADYVRATMGVDNAGAKWTLPEYNEKQSYKNAYRVTARFLIWLEKNKRKDMVLKLDKAMRTNTYTDGIWKELTGKTVDELWSEYAANPAL; translated from the coding sequence ATGGTCTACTCAACTAAAGGTCTGAAAAGAACTATGGGCTTGCTATGCCTATCCGCCTCCCTGCTGCCGGCATCAACCCGGGCGCAGGACAAAACAGAAACGATCAACCGTAAAGGTTACACCCTTGTCTTTACAGATAAGAGTCCTGACCTCGACTCCACAGTTAAAGCGCGGCTGATCAGCACCTTCTTCACCGTCTATCCGGCCGAAGCGAAGAAGTACAACAAGCACACGGTAAAGAAAGTAGATTTCGTTATCGACCCTGCCTACGACGGCGTTGCCGCTACCAGTGGTTCAGTGATCACTTTCAACCCGGAATGGTTCCGTAAGCACCCCGGTGATATCGATGTAGTAACACACGAAGGGATGCATGTGGTACAGGCCTATCCGGAGTATAACCCAGGCTGGCTGACGGAAGGCATTGCCGATTATGTACGCGCTACCATGGGGGTAGACAATGCCGGTGCTAAATGGACCCTGCCGGAATACAACGAAAAGCAGTCTTACAAAAATGCTTATCGTGTCACCGCCCGCTTCCTGATCTGGCTGGAAAAGAACAAACGCAAAGACATGGTCCTGAAACTGGACAAGGCGATGCGCACCAACACCTACACAGACGGAATCTGGAAGGAACTGACCGGTAAGACTGTGGATGAGTTGTGGAGCGAATATGCCGCAAATCCGGCCTTGTAG
- a CDS encoding transferrin receptor-like dimerization domain-containing protein, which translates to MQTRSITCVLSVFLSYATLSTAQQKPITGYNSSESAAQLQLETRFDKLLSAAAIGDNIRTLSAYPHHIGSARGKAVAEDIAAKFKSYGFETNIVSYQVLFPTPKTRVLELTGPTPYKAVLKEPALKEDGTSAQEGQLPTYNAWSADGNVNGELVFVNYGLPEDYEWLERQGVDVKGKIVIAKYGHSWRGIKPKVAYEHGAIGCIIYSDPADDGYTQGDVYPKGAYKNEYGVQRGSVMDMVIYPGDPLTPGTGATASAKRLDRTQAPTILKIPVLPISYHDAQPLLKSLEGPVAPAAWRGTLPITYHIGPSVGKVHLELAFDWKLVPAYDVIAKIKGAKYPDQWVIRGNHHDAWVNGASDPISGMAAELDEAKAIGQLVKDGYQPARTLVYCAWDGEEPGLLGSTEWVEDHAQELQQKAVAYINSDGNGRGFLYAGGSHALEPLVADIAQTVTDPQTKVSIYERKKAADVLKAGNAKAKKDLLQQQQLTLSALGSGSDYSSFLQHLGVPSLNIGFGGEDEGGDYHSIFDSWDHYRRFGDPEFAYGVALAQTAGRAALRLADAPVLPFNFSNLQKTIAGYVKELDALVTTMRENTAIENELIRNRQYDLAADPQEKVKAPATKAEVPYLDFSPLQNALVALDTAAHHANVKAAGTGDKAAINQALYQAEQQLLVANGLPRRDWYKHAIYAPGFYTGYGVKTVPGVREAIEQRDWKEAQEQIIIVAGAINKLAAYLEKI; encoded by the coding sequence ATGCAAACCCGTAGTATTACTTGTGTATTGTCTGTTTTCCTGAGCTATGCCACGCTGTCGACAGCACAGCAAAAACCAATCACTGGTTATAACAGCAGTGAATCTGCCGCACAGCTACAGTTGGAGACCCGCTTCGACAAACTGCTTTCCGCAGCGGCCATCGGAGATAACATCAGGACGCTTTCTGCTTACCCACATCATATAGGCTCTGCCCGTGGAAAGGCCGTGGCTGAAGACATTGCTGCCAAATTTAAAAGTTATGGCTTTGAAACGAACATCGTCTCCTACCAGGTGCTGTTTCCTACGCCAAAAACAAGAGTGCTGGAACTAACCGGTCCCACTCCCTATAAAGCTGTACTAAAAGAACCTGCATTGAAAGAGGACGGCACTTCTGCACAGGAGGGACAGTTGCCTACCTACAATGCATGGAGCGCAGACGGCAATGTCAACGGGGAACTCGTATTTGTTAATTACGGGTTGCCTGAAGATTATGAGTGGCTGGAAAGACAGGGGGTGGATGTAAAAGGCAAGATCGTCATTGCAAAATACGGACATAGCTGGAGAGGTATCAAACCTAAGGTCGCTTACGAACATGGGGCGATCGGGTGTATCATCTATTCAGATCCGGCGGATGACGGTTATACCCAGGGGGATGTATATCCTAAGGGTGCCTATAAAAATGAATACGGGGTGCAAAGGGGATCAGTCATGGACATGGTAATTTACCCCGGCGACCCGCTCACACCGGGTACCGGGGCTACGGCGTCTGCAAAAAGGCTGGATAGAACACAGGCACCAACCATCCTGAAAATACCAGTATTACCCATCAGTTATCACGATGCGCAGCCCTTGCTCAAAAGCCTGGAAGGCCCTGTAGCACCGGCGGCGTGGAGAGGTACATTGCCCATTACCTACCACATAGGGCCCAGTGTTGGCAAAGTGCACCTGGAACTGGCTTTTGACTGGAAATTAGTACCTGCATATGATGTGATCGCCAAAATAAAAGGCGCCAAATACCCTGACCAATGGGTGATCAGGGGCAACCACCACGATGCATGGGTGAACGGGGCGTCTGACCCAATCAGTGGTATGGCGGCAGAACTGGATGAGGCGAAGGCCATCGGCCAACTTGTAAAAGATGGTTATCAACCTGCACGTACACTGGTGTACTGTGCCTGGGATGGCGAAGAACCCGGTTTGCTGGGATCTACTGAGTGGGTAGAAGATCATGCGCAGGAGCTGCAACAGAAAGCGGTGGCTTACATCAACAGTGATGGCAACGGCCGTGGCTTTTTGTATGCAGGTGGCTCGCATGCCCTGGAACCACTGGTGGCGGATATAGCACAGACAGTGACCGATCCGCAGACAAAAGTGAGTATCTATGAACGCAAAAAAGCGGCAGATGTGTTAAAAGCCGGTAATGCCAAAGCGAAGAAAGACCTGCTGCAACAGCAACAGCTTACCCTGAGTGCACTGGGTTCCGGCTCTGACTATTCCTCCTTCTTACAGCACCTTGGGGTGCCTTCACTGAATATCGGTTTTGGTGGAGAAGATGAAGGGGGGGATTACCACTCTATCTTTGATAGCTGGGATCACTATCGTCGTTTCGGTGATCCTGAATTTGCCTACGGCGTAGCGCTGGCACAAACCGCAGGCAGAGCAGCCTTACGGCTGGCCGATGCACCAGTACTACCTTTCAACTTCAGCAATCTGCAAAAAACCATTGCAGGATATGTAAAGGAACTGGATGCACTGGTGACGACCATGAGAGAAAATACGGCTATCGAAAATGAACTGATACGGAACCGCCAGTACGACCTGGCAGCAGATCCGCAGGAAAAGGTAAAGGCGCCGGCTACAAAGGCGGAGGTACCTTACCTGGATTTCTCTCCATTGCAGAATGCATTGGTGGCGCTGGATACAGCCGCGCACCATGCGAATGTAAAGGCAGCAGGAACAGGGGATAAGGCAGCTATCAACCAGGCATTGTATCAGGCGGAGCAACAGCTGTTGGTAGCGAATGGTTTGCCACGGAGAGACTGGTATAAGCACGCTATTTATGCACCGGGTTTTTATACCGGGTATGGGGTGAAAACGGTACCGGGTGTGAGAGAGGCGATAGAGCAAAGAGATTGGAAAGAGGCACAGGAACAGATTATCATAGTAGCAGGTGCGATCAACAAACTGGCAGCTTATTTAGAAAAGATTTAA
- a CDS encoding porin family protein: MKKGLLLAGVLSLFIGTASKAQTFHYGLKASLMFSSIQGDGMQSGVKPGFQGGLYAQWDLSKDGKWGFQPELLFTQAAAKKASSFPTYFVSDRNTYGNDKLRLSYVTVPLLLRYSPVKNFTLLAGGQYSYLVYADENIFKGNRDALTKSDIGAVAGVQIAVSTVHFFGRYVYGINDVLNVHPADRGDVHWHSQQITVGMGINIK; this comes from the coding sequence ATGAAAAAAGGATTATTACTGGCAGGTGTTTTATCACTGTTTATTGGAACGGCTTCCAAAGCGCAGACATTTCATTACGGTTTAAAAGCCAGCCTGATGTTTTCCAGTATTCAAGGAGATGGCATGCAATCAGGGGTTAAGCCAGGTTTCCAGGGCGGTCTGTATGCCCAATGGGATCTGTCAAAAGACGGTAAATGGGGCTTCCAGCCTGAATTACTCTTTACTCAGGCGGCAGCAAAGAAAGCAAGTAGCTTTCCTACTTACTTCGTTTCAGACAGGAACACGTATGGCAACGATAAGTTAAGACTCAGCTATGTGACTGTACCTTTGTTACTGCGTTACAGTCCGGTTAAGAACTTCACCCTCCTCGCAGGTGGTCAGTACAGCTACCTCGTATATGCTGATGAAAACATATTCAAAGGCAACAGAGATGCACTGACCAAGAGCGATATCGGTGCGGTGGCAGGTGTACAGATAGCAGTATCTACCGTACATTTCTTTGGCCGTTATGTGTATGGCATCAACGATGTACTGAATGTACATCCGGCTGATCGTGGTGATGTACACTGGCATTCTCAGCAGATCACAGTTGGAATGGGGATCAACATTAAATAA
- the rmuC gene encoding DNA recombination protein RmuC, protein MEIIIIVVLSLAIIVWLLFTIHQYRTRIAVMESQMGSGNQAVDLLRLDIQEKKALAEELNARMQILQQENIRLHSDAEARETRLREQQHFIEQSNLQLRDAFSALSTEALKHNNNSFVTLAKAALETQLTDAKGDLEKRQQAIDSMVKPLSESLQRFDDNMRQLESSRQQQYGQINQFILGVQQSTEKLQKETHSLVSALKTSHIRGKYGEIALRRVVEFAGMTEHCDFNEQVSVNSDEGQLRPDMIIHLPEGKTIVVDSKVPLSAYMRAFETDNEDERKALFAQHALAVRDHLKKLSAKAYWSQWSHSPDYVILYLQIESSFGAALQADPTLIEDGIRNRVVFATPTTLITLLRTVGFVWQQLHVAENIEEIRNAGIELYNRTNVLVQHFTKIGGSLTSAVGHYNNAVASLESRFVPQAKKLYNLGPALKNTMPEVKAVETAVRHLPEQLGESEEGMDNETLEN, encoded by the coding sequence ATGGAGATTATTATCATTGTCGTGCTTTCTTTGGCGATCATCGTTTGGCTACTTTTTACAATACATCAATACAGGACCCGCATTGCCGTTATGGAGAGTCAGATGGGTTCAGGTAATCAGGCGGTCGATTTGTTAAGACTGGACATACAGGAAAAAAAGGCATTGGCAGAAGAGCTGAATGCCCGTATGCAAATATTGCAACAGGAAAATATCCGTCTTCATAGTGACGCAGAGGCCCGTGAAACGCGGCTTCGGGAGCAACAACATTTTATTGAACAATCTAATTTACAACTCAGGGATGCGTTCAGTGCTTTATCTACAGAGGCATTGAAGCATAATAACAATTCATTTGTAACACTGGCCAAGGCGGCGCTTGAAACACAGCTCACAGATGCCAAAGGTGATCTTGAAAAGAGACAACAGGCGATTGATAGCATGGTGAAACCGCTGAGTGAAAGTCTGCAGCGATTTGACGATAATATGCGCCAGCTGGAAAGTTCGCGGCAGCAACAGTATGGACAGATCAATCAGTTCATACTCGGTGTACAGCAAAGTACGGAGAAGTTACAGAAGGAGACACATAGCCTGGTGAGTGCGTTGAAGACCTCTCATATACGTGGTAAGTATGGGGAGATTGCCTTGCGTAGGGTAGTTGAGTTCGCTGGTATGACAGAGCATTGTGATTTTAATGAGCAGGTGTCTGTAAACAGCGATGAGGGGCAGTTAAGACCAGATATGATCATTCATTTGCCGGAGGGGAAGACGATCGTGGTGGATTCAAAAGTACCATTGAGTGCTTATATGAGAGCGTTTGAGACGGATAATGAAGATGAGAGGAAGGCGCTGTTTGCACAACATGCATTGGCGGTTCGGGATCACCTGAAAAAATTGAGTGCAAAAGCATATTGGAGCCAGTGGAGTCATTCACCGGATTATGTTATTTTGTATTTGCAGATAGAATCTTCTTTTGGTGCAGCTTTGCAGGCAGATCCTACTTTGATTGAAGATGGTATCCGGAACAGGGTAGTATTTGCCACACCGACCACACTGATCACATTACTGCGTACCGTAGGATTTGTATGGCAGCAGTTGCATGTGGCAGAGAATATCGAAGAGATCAGGAATGCGGGGATTGAGCTGTACAATAGAACGAATGTACTGGTGCAGCATTTTACAAAAATAGGAGGTAGTCTGACGTCGGCAGTCGGGCATTATAATAATGCAGTCGCCAGCCTGGAAAGCAGGTTTGTACCGCAGGCGAAGAAACTGTATAATTTAGGCCCTGCGCTGAAGAATACTATGCCGGAGGTGAAGGCGGTAGAGACGGCGGTCAGACATTTGCCGGAACAATTAGGCGAGAGTGAGGAAGGAATGGATAATGAAACTCTCGAAAATTAG